Genomic DNA from Pelosinus sp. UFO1:
GGGTAATCACCTAAAAGGGCTCCCCTTCTCCCGAAGTTACGGGGACATTTTGCCGAGTTCCTTAACGAGGGTTTTCCCGCGCACCTTAGGATTCTCTCCCCGCCTACCTGTGTCGGTTTGCGGTACGGGCACCCACAGCCTCGCTAGAAGCTTTTCTTGACAGTGTGGGATCAGTAAGTTCATCGCTATCGCTAGCAACTCCCCGTCACTCCTCAGGCTATTCGTTTAGCGGATTTGCCTACTAAACACCCTACAAGCTTAGACGCATTTCTTCCATTCATGCGATTACTTACCCTTCTGTGTCACTCCATCACTCAAACGGATGTGGGTGGTACTGGAATGTTTGCCAGTTGTCCATCGCCTACGCATTTACGCCTCGGCTTAGGCCCCGACTTACCCTGAGACGACGAGCGTTGCTCAGGAAACCTTAGGCTTTCGGTGGACAAGATTCTCACTTGTCTTTTCGCTACTCATACCGGCATTCTCACTTCTATATACTCCACAGCTCCTTACGGTACTGCTTCAAAGCGTATAGAACGCTCCCCTACCACTTGTACCAAAGGTACAAATCCATAGCTTCGGTTCCGTACTTTAGCCCCGGACATCTTCGGCGCAAAACCTCTCGACCAGTGAGCTATTACGCACTCTTTAAATGGTGGCTGCTTCTAAGCCAACATCCTGGTTGTTTCTGAAGTTCCACATCCTTTGCCACTTAGTACGGCATTTGGGACCTTAGCTGATGGTCTGGGCTGTTTCCCTCTTGACTACGGGTCTTATCACTCGCAGTCTGACTCCCAAGGTCCGAGTACAGCCATTCGCAGTTTGACAGAGTTCGGTAACCTATAAGGCCCCTAGCCCAATCAGAGCTCTACCGTCTGTACTTATTTCTTGAGGCTAGCCCTAAAGCTATTTCGGGGAGAACCAGCTATCTCCGCGTTCGATTGGCATTTCACCCCTATCCACAACTCATCTCAAAACTTTTCAACGTTCACGAGTTCGGTCCTCCACGCAATTTTACCTGCGCTTCAACCTGGCCATGGATAGATCACTGCGGTTTCGGGTCTACAACAACTAACTATTCGCCCTATTAAGACTCGCTTTCGCTGCGGCTCCACATCTTCTGCTTAACCTCGCTAGTTACTGTAACTCGCCGGTTCATTCTTCAATAGGCACGCTGTTGACCACATAAGGGTCTTCAACTGCTTGTAGACATACGGTTTCAGGTTCTTTTTCACTCCCCTCCCGGGGTGCTTTTCACCTTTCCCTCACGGTACTATACGCTATCGGTCGCCAAGGAGTATTTTGCCTTGGAGGGTGGTCCCCCCTGCTTCCCACAAGGTTTCACGTGTCTCGTGGTACTCTGGAACTCGGCCATCTTGCTCTGCTTTTCGTCTACGGGACTGTTACCCCCTATGGTCTACCTTTCCAGGTAGTTCGACTAAGCCTGACTCGAATTATGCCGGTCCTCAACCCCGAATCAGTAAACTGACTCGGTTTGGGCTCTTCCCCGTTCGCTCGCCGCTACTTAGGGAATCTCACTTGATTACTTTTCCTCTGGGTACTTAGATGTTTCAGTTCCCCAGGTGCCCTCCTCATACTCTCAGGTATGGGTAACAGTGCATTACCACTGTTGGGTTTCCCCATTCGGAAATCTAGGGATCAAAACCTGCTTGCGATTCCCCCTAGCTTATCGGAGCTTACCCCGTCCTTCATCGGCTCTTGGCGCCAAGGCATCCACCGTATGCCCTTATTAGCTTGACTTATGTCTTGCTAATCGACTGCTCATAAATGAACAATCATTAGTGGTGTACAATCCCAAAGGATCATACGTTTTTTAAAAAATCCTAACATGCTCGGTAATCACCCTAATATTGCTATTAGAATTATTACTTTGCTTTCTTCTGTGCAGTTTTCAAAGAACATATAAGGTACTACATTTCTTATCACTACAATTTCTTGTAGCAACAAGGACGTATTCCCTCAAAACTAAGCAATGTAAGTAGATGAACAACCAGATGTGTCGACCTTGGATTAGAACCATGTATTTCAATGATTCAAATCTCCATAGAAAGGAGGTGATCCAGCCGCACCTTCCGATACGGCTACCTTGTTACGACTTCACCCCAATCACTGATCTCACCTTCGACGGCTGGTTCCATTGCTGGTTACCTCACCGGCTTCGGGTGCTCTCAACTTTCGTGGTGTGACGGGCGGTGTGTACAAGGCCCGGGAACGTATTCACCGCAGCATGCTGATCTGCGATTACTAGCGATTCCGACTTCATGCAGGCGAGTTGCAGCCTGCAATCCGAACTGAGAGCTTGTTTTTGGGTTTGGCTTCACCTCGCGGCTTCGCTACCCTCTATTAAAGCCCATTGTAGTACGTGTGTAGCCCAAGACATAAGGGGCATGATGACTTGACGTCATCCCCACCTTCCTCCGTGTTATCCACGGCAGTCTCCCATGAGTTCCCACCATTACGTGCTGGCAACATAGGATAAGGGTTGCGCTCGTTGCGGGACTTAACCCAACATCTCACGACACGAGCTGACGACAGCCATGCACCACCTGTCTATCTGTCTCCCGAAGGAGAACTCTCTATCTCTAGAGTCATCAGACGATGTCAAGCCTTGGTAAGGTTCTTCGCGTTGCGTCGAATTAAACCACATACTCCACCGCTTGTGCGGGCCCCCGTCAATTCCTTTGAGTTTCAACCTTGCGGCCGTACTCCCCAGGCGGGGTACTTATTGCGTTAACTCCGGCACTGGAGGGGTCGATACCCCCAACACCTAGTACCCATCGTTTACGGCCAGGATTACCGGGGTATCTAATCCCGTTCACTACCCTGGCTTTCGCGCCTCAGTGTCAGACACAGTCCAGAAAGTCGCCTTCGCCACTGGTGTTCCTCCTAATATCTACGCATTTCACCGCTACACTAGGAATTCCACTTTCCTCTCCTGCACTCAAGAATAACAGTATCCAAATGCTTCACGGGGTTGAGCCCCGAACTTTAACATCAGACTTATTATCCCACCTGCGCGCGCTTTACGCCCAATAATTCCGGACAACGCTTGCCACCTACGTATTACCGCGGCTGCTGGCACGTAGTTAGCCGTGGCTTTCTTGTCAGGTACCGTCATTACAACACATTATTCACATATCGCACATTCGTCCCTGAAAACAGAGTTTTACGATCCGAAAACCTTCTTCACTCACGCGGCGTTGCTCCGTCAGACTTTCGTCCATTGCGGAAGATTCCCCACTGCTGCCTCCCGTAGGAGTCTGGGCCGTGTCTCAGTCCCAGTGTGGCCGTTCATCCTCTCAGACCGGCTACTGATCGTCGCCTTGGTGAGCCATTACCTCACCAACTAGCTAATCAGACGCAGACCCATCTTCTAGTGGTAGCTTATAAATAGAGGCCACCTTTAGTATCTTAAATATGCATCTAAAATACAACATTCGGTATTAGCACCACTTTCGCAGTGTTGTCCCCATCTAGAAGGTAGGTTGTCTACGCGTTACTCACCCGTTCGCCACTAAGATTCCATTGCTGAAATCTCCGTTCGACTTGCATGTGTTAGGCACGCCGCCAGCGTTCGTCCTGAGCCAGGATCAAACTCTCCAATAAATTATATTAGAGAACCTTGATGGCTCTTTAAAAAACTAGCTTTTTGTCAATCTCACCGAAGTGGATTAACTTTGTTTTGTACTCAAACGAGTACCGCACATCTGGCTTATTTTAACCTTACTTACATTGTTTAGTTTTCAAGGAACACATTGCCGCTGTTTAAGGCGGATCTTTATGTTAACACGTTTCTAGCATCGTGTCAACATTTAGTTTTAATTACTTTCAATCAGTTGCTCTCGTGAGCTACTTAAAGTAGTATATCATAAACTAGTAGCTCCGTCAACCATCTTATTTAGCTATTGTTATCTATTGATTATAGACTCATGACTATTCTCTATAGAATAATAACCTTACTTTTCTACTACTGGAAAAATATCTATGTTATAATATTGACAATAAAAAAAATATTATACACAAAATTATTCATACTTTTATAAATAATCCCAAATAAGATAAAAGGTGATATATATGAAGCTAAATTTTCTAACGTCAAGTCTAATATGTATTTTACTGTTCTTTATAAGTGGCTGTAAAAGTAGTTCTACTCCCTATATCGACTTTAGCCAACCATCTGAGAATATCGCTCTACAGAATCATGCTAATTCAGATCAGCGTCCGATCCTTATTGCTTTAGCTTCGGTTGTATCTCCTCATGAAACAATTGGTGATTATCGTAAAATAGCTGACTATGTTTCTAAACAAACGGGGCGTCAGGCTATACTTATACAACGCAAAACTTATGCGGAGGTCAATATGCTATTGGCTAATGGTGACGTTGATATTGCGTTCTTATCTACAGGTGCATATAGCTCTTACCGAGGAATGAATGAAATTGAGTTATTTGTTATGGCAGAGCATGCCGGAAATTCCTTATATACTCCAGAAATAATTGTACATAAGGACAGTTCTATTTATAATATGAATGATCTTAAGGGTAAGGTTTTTGCCTTTACTGATCCCCTTAGTTATTCTGGTCATATGGTTATTGAGGAATACTTACTGCAAAAAAATACAATCCCCGAAAAATTCTTCAAACGTTATTTTTACACCTATAGTCATGACAAATCACTGTGGGCCGTAGCCACACAAGTTACAGATGCTGCTAGCTTTGACAGTCAAATTTATGAGTATGCGAAAGAAAAGACTCCTGAGATTGCAGCAAAAGTACGTATTATTGCTTCTATGGAACCTGCACCTACAGGTCCTGTTGTGATTAGTAAGAAACTCAAAGCTGAGCAAAAAGAACAATTACGTCATATTTTTCTTACTATGCATGAAGATTCTGAGGTAGCACCAGCTTTACAACATTTAGTTATTGATCGATTTATTCTTCCTACACCAGCCCTCTATGAGCCACTGCGCAAACTTTATGATAGGACGAGTACCCTCTTATGAAATGGTTAAGACAAGCAAGTATTTATTACAAAATTAATGGCATTATTATTAGTATGTTATTGTTGTTAAGTATTATTATTGGCATCATAGTTTTTGATACGACTACAAAACTGCTCGATCGGCAAATTGAAAAGCGTGGAGCCGAAATGGCTACGTATATTGCAGCCCTTAGTAGTAATGATATTTTATTAGATGATAACTATGCTTTGTTCGACCGAATTAATAAAACTAAAAATAATACAGAGGACGTTAGGTATATTATTATTACAGATTCTGCCGGTCGTATCTTAGCTCATACCTTCGCTGGTAATTTACCAAAAGGTTTACCAGTAGAATTGGTGTATAAAGCGAAGGAAGAAGATGGATATCAAACTATCAAATTTAATAGTAACGAAGGACCAATCCGGGAGATAATCGTTCCAATAGAAAATGGTGCAATCGGTTTCGTCCGGGTAGGTATGTCCGAGAAAAGCACCCAAGAGCTACTAAATACTAAGCTGCATGAATTTTTCCTTACTACTTTACTAGTGTGTTTATTGGCTGCCGTCGGATCTACCTATTTAGCCTATCTTATTATTCATCCCATGCGCAGCCTTACAAAAGCAGCCCAGCAAATCCAACAAGGTAATTTTTATGTTCAAACTGAAATAAAGACAGAAGATGAGGTAGGTCGCTTAGCCGGAGTATTTAATGAAATGATTACAAGTCTGCAGGAGAAAGATTTCGAAAATAATCGTTTACTGAAGGAACTAAGGGCGAAAGAAGACCTAAGAACTGTATTACTAAATAAGCTTTTTACAATTCAGGAGGAAGAAAGAAAACGTATTTCTCGTGAACTTCATGATGAAACCAGTCAATCCCTAGCATCATTGCTAGCGTATATGAAGGTTTTGCTATCAAAATTGACAGATGACAAACAAAAAGATTTGCTACTTAATGCCAGAGATGTAGCAATTAATGTCTTAGGCGGCTTACGGAAGATGGCAGTTGAACTTAGGCCCCCAGTATTAGATGACTTAGGAATCGTCGCAGCTATGGCTAAATATATTAATAATTTTAGTAATCAGCAACATCTTTCTGTAGCTTTCTCTTCTCCGGATGAAAAATTAATAGTTAATAATCAAATTTCCCTAACCTTATATCGTATTTTGCAGGAAAGTCTAACTAATATTTCTAAGCATGCCTGTGCTACAGAGGTAAATATTACACTTAGTCAAGACATAGGTAATATAACCTTAATTATTTACGATAATGGTTTAGGTATTCGTTCGGGAGCTTTAGAGGCAGCTCGTCAGAAAAACCGTCTAGGTATCTACGGAATGAAAGAACGTGTTGAGTTATTAGGTGGTACCTTTACCTTTCATTCCATTAGCGGGCAAGGAACAACCATTACAGTAATAATCCCTATAACATGTTTGGAGTGAGTGCACATGAAATCAAAAATTAAAATTATCCTGGCTGATGATCATTCGGTACTAAGGGCTGGTTTAAAATTACTCCTTAATAATGAAGCTGAATTTGTGGTAATTGGCGAGGCATCTGATGGTGAAAAAGTCCTCGGTTTACTTGAAAAGATAACTGCCGATGTTCTTATTATTGATTTATCAATGCCTAATATGGGTGGCCTTGAATGTATAAAGGAGATTAAAAGCCGAGGTTACCCTATTCGAATTTTGGTGCTTACCATGTATGAAGATGAACAGTATGTTAAGGAAGTAATGCGCTCTGGCGCTCTAGGTTATGTAGAAAAACACGCAGTTGATACTGAATTATTTGATGCTGTTAAAACAGTTTATATGGGTCAGCGTTACTTAAACCCTCGCAATTCACAACAATTATTGAATAGTCTCTTAACAGACACCCCAAAAGAAAATATTGATAATCCCTATACTCTTCTAAGCTCTCGCGAGCGTGAAGTGTTAAAATATATAGTTAGAGGATACTCGATGAGTCAAACGGGTAAAATACTATGTCTCAGCGTAAAAACTGTTGATACCTATAAAACACGTATGATGGAAAAACTAGGGGTAACTAAAAAAAGTCAATTAGTTGAATATGCACTCAAATATGATTTACTGCCAGTAAAAAGTGAGTAGGGAAAAACCCTACTCACTTTTTATATTCTCTCCTATTTATCAGGTAACAATTTAACTTTAGTTGTATACAAAAGCATGTAATTCCTCATATCTATTGAAAGATAATTTAGGTGTAAGAATTAATCTTACATGAATTTTCTGTATTTTTCTTACTACATAATCAGATGTTTTACTGATACAAAAATTGTCATTATAATGTGATAATTTAGATAAGATTTTTCCCTACAAAAGAGAAGGAGAGTGTAGTATGGAAAAGAAAAAAAAATGTTGGAAACGGTTTTTAATCGCAGGAGCGGCAGCAGCCGTTCTAGTATCTGGTCTGAACATGCCTGACGTATCTGCAAAGGCAACTGTAAGTGGCTTTGATCTACAAGCTCACCGTGGTGGTCGAGATGCTCGTCCAGAAAATACTCTTGCCGCATTTGCCTATGCTATGAACCTAGGGGTAAGTACATTGGAAATGGACCTCCAAATAACAAAAGATGGTTATCTGGTAATCAGCCACAATCCAAAATTGGAAACTCACCTTGCCAAAGATATTCATGGTAATTATGTAAAGCAAGGTCAACAACCTGACATGCGCAGTATGTCATTAGCAGAAATAAAATCTTATGACATGGGTACTATGAATCCGGAAGCTGGTGACTATTATGAAGGTCATGGGCGTACTCAGCTATCAGTACCTGGAACTCATGTTCCAACATTAGATGAAGTTTTTGAATTAGCAATTGCTTATGGCAATAAAGATGTAAAATTCAATATTGAAACGAAATCTTATGTAGACCCAGTTGATCCATTAAATCCTTCGCCCCAATATTTTGCTAAAAAAGTAATAGACGTAGTTAAAAAATATCATATGGAAGATCGTGTAACCGTGCAATCCTTCGACTGGAAGACACTTCAAGAAGTACGTAAACTCGATAAAGATATTACTCTAGTCGCGTTGACCTGCGAACAAGAGTCTTGGGGACCTGATGGATTATACAGGCAAGTTGGTAAACCTGGTGCTTCACCTTGGATGGGCGGCCTAGATATTGATACTTATAACGGTGACTATGTCAAAGCAGCAAAAGCCATAAACGCAGATGTTGTTTCCCCTTATTGGGAAGAGCTTACCCCTGAACTGGTAGCTGAAGCACATAAACTTGGTATGAAAGTAGTACCTTGGACAGTTAATAATGAAGCCGCCATGGAAAAATTGTTAACCATGGGTGTTGATGGTATGATTTCAGACAAACCTGAAGTACTTCGCAATTTCTTAATTAAAAAAGGCCTCAAGGTACCTGCTCCTACTCCAGGAATGTTATATTACACAGGTACTAAAATGGTTGATGCATCAACCAAAACATTATCAAATGGTGGAGATTCTGCCTATTAATTATCTCTAATAAATATCCATGTAAGAGCCTAATACTTAGGTAATAAATAAATAAGAGGTGCAATATGTTCGAAGAAGTCATTAAGTTTTTCATGACAGGAAAGGATCAGCCTTTAATGAAGGGTGATCAAAGTCAAATCGCATCAGCCTTTAATAAAATTCGCTGGCAAGTTTTTACGTCAATTACCTTAGGTTACGCATTATTTTATGTTATACGCCTTAGTTTCTCCGTTATCAAAAAACCTTTGATGGCAACAGGAGTGCTAGATGCTCAGCAACTTGGTGTAATGGGCTCTGTATTTTTTATCACCTACGGACTAGGTAAATTTACCAATAGCTTTTTAGCTGACAGATTAAATATTAAGCGTTTCTTTGCTCTCGGTCTTTTTCTATCATCTATTATTACCGTATTAATGGGTTTTACTAATGAATTTTTACCCCTAGTCGTATTATGGGGCATAAATGGTTGGTTCCAATCTTTTGGTGCAGGTCCTTGTATTGTTGCTTTAAACCAATGGTTTAGTAATAGAGAACGGGGTACTTTCTATGGTATTTGGTTCACCAGTCATAATCTAGGTGCAGCCTTCACTTACATGGCAACTGCAGCTGTCGTAGGAGCTTACAGCTGGAAGATGGGTTTCATTATGGCAGGTGTTGTTTGTACCATCGGTTCCATCCTAATTTATTTCTTTATGTCCGATCGGCCTGAAACTCGCGGTTTACCAAATGTTGCTGACTTTAAAAATGACCATGCCGCTATCGTTGAAAAAGATAAATCTGTTGGTAGTCTGCAGTGGGAAGTCGTAAAACGTCCTGCAGTCTGGATACTCGGTATGTCTAGCCTTTTCTGTTATATTACCCGCTATGCCGTAGAAAGCTGGGGAATTATCTACTTAACAGAAGCTAAAGGTTATACAACAATGGGTGCGAGTGGTGTTTTGTCTGTTATGCAGTTTGCAGGAATTTTTGGTGCTCTTACTTGCGGTCTTGTATCAGATAAGTTTTTTAACCACAAACGTAATATGCCTGCATTGATATATGGTTTATTATACGCTGCTGCCACCGCTGCATTTGTTTGGGCGCCTGCTAGTTATTGGATCGATATGGGCAGTATGGTCGTGTATGGTTTTACAATGGGAGCACTTGTTTGCTACCTTGGAGGTTTAATGGCTGTTGATATTTGCCCTAAACGTGCTACAGGCGCGGCAATGGGTATGATCGGTTTACTTAGTTATGGCGGAGCTGCTGCCCAAGAAGTTATAAGTGGTTATTTGATTAATTCACATATGACTGTCGTTAATGGGAAAAAACTTTATGATTTCGCCTTGGCTGCTGATTTTTGGGTAGGCTCTGCAGTCATTTCAATGATATTGGCTGCTTGCGTTTGGAATGCTAAAGTAAAAGATTAAGAAAGACTAATTTCGTTTTAAAAGTATATGTTACGTAAAAAGGTTGCCTTAGAATTAAGGCAACCTTTTTATTGTATGCATTATGGAAATTTTCTTCTAAATAATGAGGTAACACAAAAAAAGGACAGACCAGTATATATACCAGCCTGTCCTTTCCTTATCCAAATAAATTAGTCAATATCTGACTTTTTTTCTACAGAAGCTAGGGCAACAACTTTATCATTCTCACCAGTCTTCATTAATTTTACACCTTGTGTGTTTCGACTAATAACAGATATGGTATCGATATCAATTCGTATTACAATACCTTCACTACTAATTAACATCAATTCCTGTCCAGGACGTACTACCTTGATGCCAACTACCTTACCTGTCTTTTCCGTTACTTTCGTATTAATGACGCCCTTGCCACCACGTTTTTGGTTCCGATAATTATCAACTGGAGTACGCTTCCCATAACCTTCAGCAGTTACAGTTAATACTTCCCCATCTTGTTTTAAGGTGTCCATATCAACAACGCTATCACCATCATGCAGACGAATGCCTCTTACACCACGCGCTGTACGTCCCATAT
This window encodes:
- a CDS encoding ATP-binding protein, with the protein product MKWLRQASIYYKINGIIISMLLLLSIIIGIIVFDTTTKLLDRQIEKRGAEMATYIAALSSNDILLDDNYALFDRINKTKNNTEDVRYIIITDSAGRILAHTFAGNLPKGLPVELVYKAKEEDGYQTIKFNSNEGPIREIIVPIENGAIGFVRVGMSEKSTQELLNTKLHEFFLTTLLVCLLAAVGSTYLAYLIIHPMRSLTKAAQQIQQGNFYVQTEIKTEDEVGRLAGVFNEMITSLQEKDFENNRLLKELRAKEDLRTVLLNKLFTIQEEERKRISRELHDETSQSLASLLAYMKVLLSKLTDDKQKDLLLNARDVAINVLGGLRKMAVELRPPVLDDLGIVAAMAKYINNFSNQQHLSVAFSSPDEKLIVNNQISLTLYRILQESLTNISKHACATEVNITLSQDIGNITLIIYDNGLGIRSGALEAARQKNRLGIYGMKERVELLGGTFTFHSISGQGTTITVIIPITCLE
- a CDS encoding glycerophosphodiester phosphodiesterase, whose protein sequence is MEKKKKCWKRFLIAGAAAAVLVSGLNMPDVSAKATVSGFDLQAHRGGRDARPENTLAAFAYAMNLGVSTLEMDLQITKDGYLVISHNPKLETHLAKDIHGNYVKQGQQPDMRSMSLAEIKSYDMGTMNPEAGDYYEGHGRTQLSVPGTHVPTLDEVFELAIAYGNKDVKFNIETKSYVDPVDPLNPSPQYFAKKVIDVVKKYHMEDRVTVQSFDWKTLQEVRKLDKDITLVALTCEQESWGPDGLYRQVGKPGASPWMGGLDIDTYNGDYVKAAKAINADVVSPYWEELTPELVAEAHKLGMKVVPWTVNNEAAMEKLLTMGVDGMISDKPEVLRNFLIKKGLKVPAPTPGMLYYTGTKMVDASTKTLSNGGDSAY
- the phnD gene encoding phosphate/phosphite/phosphonate ABC transporter substrate-binding protein, encoding MKLNFLTSSLICILLFFISGCKSSSTPYIDFSQPSENIALQNHANSDQRPILIALASVVSPHETIGDYRKIADYVSKQTGRQAILIQRKTYAEVNMLLANGDVDIAFLSTGAYSSYRGMNEIELFVMAEHAGNSLYTPEIIVHKDSSIYNMNDLKGKVFAFTDPLSYSGHMVIEEYLLQKNTIPEKFFKRYFYTYSHDKSLWAVATQVTDAASFDSQIYEYAKEKTPEIAAKVRIIASMEPAPTGPVVISKKLKAEQKEQLRHIFLTMHEDSEVAPALQHLVIDRFILPTPALYEPLRKLYDRTSTLL
- a CDS encoding response regulator transcription factor; the protein is MKSKIKIILADDHSVLRAGLKLLLNNEAEFVVIGEASDGEKVLGLLEKITADVLIIDLSMPNMGGLECIKEIKSRGYPIRILVLTMYEDEQYVKEVMRSGALGYVEKHAVDTELFDAVKTVYMGQRYLNPRNSQQLLNSLLTDTPKENIDNPYTLLSSREREVLKYIVRGYSMSQTGKILCLSVKTVDTYKTRMMEKLGVTKKSQLVEYALKYDLLPVKSE
- a CDS encoding MFS transporter, giving the protein MFEEVIKFFMTGKDQPLMKGDQSQIASAFNKIRWQVFTSITLGYALFYVIRLSFSVIKKPLMATGVLDAQQLGVMGSVFFITYGLGKFTNSFLADRLNIKRFFALGLFLSSIITVLMGFTNEFLPLVVLWGINGWFQSFGAGPCIVALNQWFSNRERGTFYGIWFTSHNLGAAFTYMATAAVVGAYSWKMGFIMAGVVCTIGSILIYFFMSDRPETRGLPNVADFKNDHAAIVEKDKSVGSLQWEVVKRPAVWILGMSSLFCYITRYAVESWGIIYLTEAKGYTTMGASGVLSVMQFAGIFGALTCGLVSDKFFNHKRNMPALIYGLLYAAATAAFVWAPASYWIDMGSMVVYGFTMGALVCYLGGLMAVDICPKRATGAAMGMIGLLSYGGAAAQEVISGYLINSHMTVVNGKKLYDFALAADFWVGSAVISMILAACVWNAKVKD